In Bactrocera oleae isolate idBacOlea1 chromosome 5, idBacOlea1, whole genome shotgun sequence, a genomic segment contains:
- the LOC106620190 gene encoding pickpocket protein 28: protein MLLRCWFGGVKYNCTDIFHPIITDSGFCCVFNMVHADFLVKNPQPCPNCEDHKPNGTVYVDWSPEKGYPSNLPKNYIPTPAVGTGESLGLSVTLDVEADYYYCSSENSVGFKMLLHNPLEVPDMREIGLLLSPGRETKVRIKTVKTESEKYLRSMDTKNRVCYFEDEYSLKNYKVYTQRNCEVECLMNMLLTYCGCVTHYAPLSFANQTVCSIYELSCVNRVQQQSMVTKNGNGCPEICLPSCYDISYLPDFFYTPLTHARFQISNQLIKNMSGPYVENNIAVVNIYFKESWYRSSKQSEYIGITDFLSSIGGIIGLFFGFSFISVAEFIYYLVLKPARIIIVTAWTKRKMPRYKKTLKNLTLLEKLSTDKLGSIEQSKVSLGNYEANRTKSRQDIFLISRKNCSPYSNSLWRPGMEYTP, encoded by the exons ATGTTGCTCAGATGCTGGTTCGGCGGAGTAAAGTATAATTGCACAGATATTTTTCATCCAATCATAACTGACAGCGGCTTTTGCTGCGTCTTTAATATGGTTCATGCAGACTTCTTAGTCAAAAA TCCGCAGCCGTGTCCAAATTGTGAGGACCACAAACCGAATGGCACTGTATACGTTGACTGGAGCCCTGAAAAAGGATATCCTTCAAATTTACCTAAAAACTATATCCCAACGCCTGCTGTTGGCACAGGTGAATCTTTGGGATTATCGGTAACTCTGGACGTTGAAGCAGATTACTATTATTGCTCTTCTGAGAACAGTGTCGGCTTCAAAATGCTGCTACATAATCCGCTTGAGGTGCCCGATATGCGTGAGATAGGTTTATTACTCTCACCCGGGCGAGAAACTAAAGTGCGAATTAAAACTGTTAAAACCGAATCGGAAAAGTATTTGCGTTCCATGGATACGAAAAATCGCGTATGTTATTTTGAGGATGAATATTCTTTAAAGAATTATAAGGTGTACACACAACGGAATTGTGAGGTAGAATGCTTAATGAACATGTTATTGACCTATTGTGGGTGTGTCACTCATTACGCACCCCTGTCTTTTGCTAACCAAACCGTATGCAGCATTTATGAGTTATCTTGCGTCAATCGTGTTCAGCAGCAATCCATGGTGACTAAGAATGGCAACGGTTGTCCGGAAATTTGTTTGCCCAGTTGCTATGATATCTCATACCTGCCGGACTTCTTTTACACACCATTAACACATGCACGATTCCAAATCTCGAACCAACTTATTAAGAATATGAGTGGTCCTTATGTGGAAAACAATATTGCcgtagtaaatatttatttcaaagagAGTTGGTACCGAAGCAGTAAGCAGAGCGAATATATTGGAATAACGGATTTCTtat CAAGTATTGGCGGGATTATTGGACTGTTTTTTGGCTTTAGTTTCATATCCGTGGCTGAATTCATATATTACTTGGTTTTAAAACCCGCTCGAATAATCATTGTCACAGCTTGGACGAAACGGAAAATGCCTAGATATAAGAagactttaaaaaatttgacattGTTGGAAAAACTGTCAACGGATAAGTTGGGTTCAATTGAGCAAAGTAAAGTTTCATTAGGAAATTACGAAGCTAATAGAACTAAAAGTCGGCAGgatatttttctaatatcaaGGAAAAACTGTTCGCCATATTCGAACAGCCTCTGGAGGCCTGGTATGGAATATACCCCTTGA